The stretch of DNA AAACCGGCCGCGACGTGGTGGTGGCCGCCCTGCTGGGCGCCGACGAATTCGGCTTTGCTACCGCCCCGCTGGTGGCGCAGGGCTGCATCATGATGCGCAAGTGTCACCTGAACACCTGCCCCGTGGGGGTGGCCACCCAGGACCCGGTGCTGCGCGCCAAGTTCACGGGCAAGCCCGAGCACGTCATCAACTACTTCTTCTTCGTGGCCGAGGAAGTGCGGGCCCTGATGGCCACCCTGGGCATCCGCACCTTCGATGACCTGATTGGCCGCAGCGACCTACTGGATACCCGCAAGGGCATTGAGCACTGGAAAGCGCAGGGCCTGGACTTCAGCCGCGTGTTCTACCGCCCCGAGGTGCCCGCCGAGGTGGGCACGCGCCACCTGCACGCCCAGGAGCACGGCCTGGAAGGCGCGCTGGACCTGACCCTGATCGAGAAGTGCCGACCCGCCTTTGAACGCGGCGAGAAGGTGCACTTTTTGCAGGACGCGCGCAACGTGAACCGCAGCGTGGGGGCCATGCTGTCCGGCCAGCTGGTGCGCGTGCGCCCCGAGGGCCTCCCCGACAACACAGTCTTTGTGCAGATGGAAGGCACGGGCGGCCAGTCCTTCGGCGCTTTCCTGGCCCCGGGGCTGACCCTGTACCTGATTGGCGACGCCAACGACTACACCGGCAAGGGCCTGTCGGGCGGGCGCGTGGTGGTGCGGCCCAGCATCGAATTCCGGGGCAAGGCCGAAGAGAACATCATCGTGGGGAACACGGTGCTGTACGGCGCCACGGGCGGCGAGGCCTTTTTCCGGGGTGTGGCGGGCGAGCGCTTCGGCGTGCGCCTCAGTGGCGCCTCGGCGGTGGTGGAAGGCACCGGGGACCACGGCTGCGAGTACATGACGGGCGGCACCGTGGTGGTGCTGGGCAAGACCGGCCGCAACTTCGCGGCGGGCATGAGCGGCGGCGTGGCTTACGTGTACGACGCAGACGGCACCTTTGCCCAGCGCTGCAACCTCAGCATGGTGGGCCTGCACCCGGTCCTGCCCGAGCAGGAGCAACTGGCCCAGACGACCGGCGCCCTGCATGCCGGCCAGAGCGACGAAGCCCTGCTGCGCCGCCTGCTGGAAGACCACCACAAATGGACCGGCTCGGCGCGCGCCTCGGACCTGCTGGACGACTGGGAAGCGGCCCTGAAGCGCTTTGTGAAGGTGCTGCCCCACGAATACGCCCGCGCCCTGCAGGCCCGCGCCCCAAAGGCCAGTGCCGAAGCTGGCACCGTGCAGGCCGCCGACACCACCGCCATGCAGACCGGCCAGCCCGCGCAGAAGGTGGCGGGGCAGGGCACGCTGACGAAGTAGAGGGTTGATGGTCGAAGGTTGATGGAAGACGAGAGAGGTTGACGCAGTGCCCTTCCCCTTGAGGGGGTAAACCTGACCGCCCCGGGCCCGCCCAGACATCACACCCCCTGGTCCCACGGAGGACCCCATGAGCAAAATCACCGGATTTCTGGAACAGCCGCGCGTGAAAGACCAGTACGCCCCCGTGGAGGCGCGCCTGAAGCACTACCACGAGTTTCTGCTGCCGCTGGCCCCGGGCGCGGCCCGCTTGCAGGCCACGCGCTGCATGGACTGCGGCATTCCGTTCTGCACCAGCGGCTGCCCCGTGAACAACATCATTCCCGACTTCAACAACCTCGTGTACCAGGACGACTGGCGCAGCGCCCTGGACACGCTGCACTCCACGAACAACTTCCCCGAATTCACGGGCCGCATCTGCCCCGCGCCCTGCGAGGCCGCCTGCACCCTGAACATCAGTGACGACGCCGTGGGCATCAAATCCATTGAGCTGGCGATCATTGAGCGCGGCTGGCAGGAAGGCTGGGTGGCGCCGCAACCCCCCACGCGGCCCACGGGCAAGAAGGTGGCCGTGGTGGGCTCGGGGCCCGCCGGGCTGGCCGCCGCCCAGCAACTGGCGCGCGCCGGGCATACGGTCACGGTGTTCGAGAAAAACGACCGCGTGGGCGGCCTGCTGCGTTACGGCATTCCCGACTTCAAGCTGGACAAGCATCACATTGACCGCCGCGTGGCCCAGATGGAAGCCGAGGGGGTGACCTTCCGCACCGGCGTGCTGGTGGGCGCGTGGCCCGAAGGCAGCCGCGTGACCAACCTGAGCAAGCAGACTGTTACCCCCGAGGGGCTGCAGGCCGAATTCGACGCCGTGCTGCTGGCCGGCGGCGCCGAGCAGCCGCGTGATCTGCCGGTGGCGGGCCGTGAGCTGGACGGCGTGCACTTTGCGATGGAGTTCCTGCCGCAGCAGAACCGCGTCACGGCGGGCGACAAGCTGAAAAAGCAGCTGCGCGCCGACGGCAAGCACGTCATCGTGATCGGTGGCGGCGACACGGGCAGCGACTGCGTGGGCACCAGCAACCGCCACGGCGCCGCCAGCGTGACCCAGTTCGAGGTGATGCCCCAGCCGCCCGAGCAGGAAAACAAGCCGCTGGTCTGGCCCTACTGGCCCCTGAAACTGCGCACCAGCACCAGCCACGAGGAAGGCGCGGTGCGTGAATTCGCCATTGCCACCAAGGAATTTATCGGCAAGGGCGGCAAGGTGACCGGCGTGAAGACGGTGCGCCTGGAGATGCGCGACGGGCAGCTGCAGGAAGTCGAGGGCAGCGAGACCGTGTACCGGGCCGACCTCGTGCTGCTGGCGATGGGCTTCGTGAGCCCGGTGGGCAGCGTCATTGACGCCTTTGGTGTGAACAAGGACGCCCGGGGCAACGCCCACGCGGGCACCGAGGAAGCGGGCGGCTACGCCACCAGCGTGCCCGGCGTGTTTGCGGCGGGCGACATGCGCCGGGGCCAGAGCCTGGTGGTGTGGGCCATCCGCGAGGGCCGCCAGGCCGCGCGCGCCATTGACGAGCACCTGATGGGGGAGAGCGTCCTGCCCCGGTAAACAGCCGATAGGGCCTGACCTGGCCTATTCTCCGCGCCACCTCGGGAATACCCCAGAGGTGGCGCGGCTTCTGGACACGCACCGGCCACCCTCCTGTGTCTGCACCGGACAGACGGCGGGCCCAGGGGGGGTGCTAGCCTCAACCCTGGCCCGCTGTTCGGGCGGGCCGCTTCCTTCGGGGCAGGGTGTGAATCCCTACCGGCGGTGATGGCGCGGGCGCCCACAAGCCCCGGGCCTCAGCCCGCGAAGCCTGCGCAAACTGCAACACGCGCAGGCCCGACCCGGTGTGAGTCTGGGGCCGACGGTGTCATGGCAACGAGAGACGCGCTGAACGCGGCAAGACAGGCGAGGGGTCGTCCCCGAGCCTGAGGCCACCAGAGCGCTGTTTCTGTCCGCCATCCAGTCCGGATGAGAGAAGGAGGACCGCTGACCCTGCCGACCCCGGCGGGCAGCGACAACGTATGGTTGACGTGAATGCTCCGCCCCCTGGGCTGGAGAAACGTGTGTGGCCGGGCGACCACGGCATGGCGCTGGCGCTGGCGCAGGCTGCCCGGGGCCTGGGCCGCACTGCCCCCAACCCCCCGGTGGGCTGCGTGCTGGTGCAGGACGATGAGGTGGTGGGCGCCGGTTTTCACCCGGCAGTGGGCGAGCCCCACGCCGAGGTGTTCGCCCTGCGGAAAGCGGGGGACCGGGCGCGCGGGGCCACCGCGTATGTGACGCTGGAACCGTGCCGCCACCACGGCCGCACCCCGCCCTGCACCGAGGCGCTGATCCGGGCCGGCGTGCGCCGCGTGGTGGTGGCCGCCCTGGACCCCAACCCGCAGGTGGCCGGGCAGGGCGTGGCCCGGCTGCGCGCCGCTGGCCTGGAGGTGGTGCTGGGCGTGCGGGAACCCGAAGCCCTGCGCCAGCAGGCGGGGTTCCGCGCCCTGATCACCCGGGGCCGCCCCTGGGTGGTGGCCAAATATGCCATGACCCTGGACGGCAAGGTGGCCGCCCACGGCGAGGGCAACGGGGCGGTGAGCAGCACCGCCGCCCGTGAGCGCACCATGATGTGGCGCAACGAACTGGACGCCTTGGCGGTGGGGGCCGGCACCGTGCAGGCCGATAACCCAGCCCTGACCACGCGCGGCGTGCCGGACGGGCGCGACCCCCGCCCGGTGGTCTTTGACCGCCAAGCCAGATCGGACGTTCAGGCGCGGGTCTGGCGGGAAGGCGCCGTGCTGGTGACCGGGCTGGACGCGGTGGCCACCGCTTACGAAGGGGCGGGCGTGACCGTTCTGCGCGCGGCCGACCTGCCCGGCGCGCTGCACGGGCTGGGCCAGCTGGGCGTGTCCAGCCTGCTGCTGGAAGGCGGCCCCACGCTGCTCAGCGCGTTTTTTGCGGCCGGGCTGGTGGACGAGGTGCGCGTGTTCATCGCCCCCAAGCTGCTGGGCGCGGGGCTGTCGCCCCTGACCCGCCCCGCACAGGCCATGGCCGCCGCCCAGCCGCTGCGCGACGTGACGATTGAAGCACTGGGCCCGGACGTGCTGGTCACGGGTCTGCTGAGCGAGATTCCCCGGCTGTAGTTCTCTCTCCTCTCCGCAGAGGAGAGGTGCTGCGGGACCGCAGGGGGTCTGTGTCTGCCGTCCTGCCGAGGTTGATTCATGTTTACCGGCATCATTGAACAGGTGGGGCGCATCGCCCGCACCGAACACCACAGCGGCCACCTTACTGTCACCATTCAGCCCGCCGGGATGTGGCCCGATCTGCAACTGGGCGAGAGCATCGCCGTGGGCGGCGCCTGCCTGACCGTCACCGGCTGGGACGAGGCCGGCTTCACCGTGGACCTCAGCCGCGAGACGCTGGCGAAAACGGCGCCGCACTGGCGGGCCGGCGCGTCCGTGAATCTGGAACGCGCCATGACGGCCGGGGCGCGCTTTGGCGGCCACATCGTCAGCGGGCATGTGGACGGCGTGGCCGAGGTCCTGAGGGTCGAGGCCCAGCCCGGCGCCCACACCATGACCCTGCGCGCGCCGCCTCACCTCGCCCGCTATCTGGTCCCCAAGGGCAGCGTGACCGCCGACGGCGTGAGCCTGACCGTGGTGGACGTGGGCGGCCCCGCTGGCAGCCGCCGGGACCTGCGCGCCGACGAATTCACCCTCTGGCTGGTGCCCCACACCCTGGCGGTCACCACGCTGCGCACCTGGGTGCCCGGCACCCGGGTCAACCTGGAGGCCGATCAGCTGGCGAAGTATGTGGAGCGGCTGCTCGCCTTCGGCGGGTCTAAGGGTCTAAGGGTCGAAGAGTCAAAGAAAGACCCCCTTAGACCCTTAGACTCTTCGACCCTTGACGGAGGCCAGTCATGACCCTCGCCTCCATCCCCGATCTGCTGGCCGAGCTGCGTGCCGGGCGCCCCGTGATTCTGGTGGATGACGAGGGCCGCGAGAACGAGGGCGATCTGCTGATGCCCGCCGCCACGGCCACGCCGCACTGGATCAACTTCATGGCGCGCGAGGGGCGCGGCCTGATCTGCGTGACCCTGCCCCCGGAGCGGGCCCAGGCCCTGGACCTGACGCCGATGGTGGGGGCCGGTCATTTTTCAGGCGGCACTGACCCCAACGGCACGGCCTTTACCGTCAGCGTGGACCATGTGAGCAACACCACCGGCATCAGCGCC from Deinococcus multiflagellatus encodes:
- a CDS encoding glutamate synthase subunit beta, with translation MSKITGFLEQPRVKDQYAPVEARLKHYHEFLLPLAPGAARLQATRCMDCGIPFCTSGCPVNNIIPDFNNLVYQDDWRSALDTLHSTNNFPEFTGRICPAPCEAACTLNISDDAVGIKSIELAIIERGWQEGWVAPQPPTRPTGKKVAVVGSGPAGLAAAQQLARAGHTVTVFEKNDRVGGLLRYGIPDFKLDKHHIDRRVAQMEAEGVTFRTGVLVGAWPEGSRVTNLSKQTVTPEGLQAEFDAVLLAGGAEQPRDLPVAGRELDGVHFAMEFLPQQNRVTAGDKLKKQLRADGKHVIVIGGGDTGSDCVGTSNRHGAASVTQFEVMPQPPEQENKPLVWPYWPLKLRTSTSHEEGAVREFAIATKEFIGKGGKVTGVKTVRLEMRDGQLQEVEGSETVYRADLVLLAMGFVSPVGSVIDAFGVNKDARGNAHAGTEEAGGYATSVPGVFAAGDMRRGQSLVVWAIREGRQAARAIDEHLMGESVLPR
- the ribD gene encoding bifunctional diaminohydroxyphosphoribosylaminopyrimidine deaminase/5-amino-6-(5-phosphoribosylamino)uracil reductase RibD yields the protein MALALAQAARGLGRTAPNPPVGCVLVQDDEVVGAGFHPAVGEPHAEVFALRKAGDRARGATAYVTLEPCRHHGRTPPCTEALIRAGVRRVVVAALDPNPQVAGQGVARLRAAGLEVVLGVREPEALRQQAGFRALITRGRPWVVAKYAMTLDGKVAAHGEGNGAVSSTAARERTMMWRNELDALAVGAGTVQADNPALTTRGVPDGRDPRPVVFDRQARSDVQARVWREGAVLVTGLDAVATAYEGAGVTVLRAADLPGALHGLGQLGVSSLLLEGGPTLLSAFFAAGLVDEVRVFIAPKLLGAGLSPLTRPAQAMAAAQPLRDVTIEALGPDVLVTGLLSEIPRL
- a CDS encoding riboflavin synthase; its protein translation is MFTGIIEQVGRIARTEHHSGHLTVTIQPAGMWPDLQLGESIAVGGACLTVTGWDEAGFTVDLSRETLAKTAPHWRAGASVNLERAMTAGARFGGHIVSGHVDGVAEVLRVEAQPGAHTMTLRAPPHLARYLVPKGSVTADGVSLTVVDVGGPAGSRRDLRADEFTLWLVPHTLAVTTLRTWVPGTRVNLEADQLAKYVERLLAFGGSKGLRVEESKKDPLRPLDSSTLDGGQS